One window of the Pyrinomonadaceae bacterium genome contains the following:
- the tadA gene encoding tRNA adenosine(34) deaminase TadA, giving the protein MFSVVAEEVSVEARAAHERWMSEAIRAAREAEAAGEVPIGACIVIDGELHAVAGNRTRTDCDPTAHAEIVALREAARKFGNYRLAKAVVYSTIEPCAMCAGALIQARVPLLVYGAPDERAGAVDSHFQICDSDHLNHRVEVVRGVLEAECRALMQEFFRDRRQRSEVRHPTSDGNLLIEADSDI; this is encoded by the coding sequence ATGTTTTCAGTCGTAGCAGAAGAAGTGAGTGTCGAAGCGCGAGCCGCGCACGAGCGCTGGATGAGCGAAGCGATTCGGGCGGCGCGCGAAGCAGAAGCCGCCGGCGAGGTGCCGATTGGAGCCTGCATCGTCATCGACGGAGAACTGCACGCCGTTGCCGGAAACCGCACGCGCACGGATTGCGATCCGACGGCCCATGCTGAGATTGTCGCGTTGCGTGAAGCCGCGCGGAAATTCGGCAACTACCGGTTGGCGAAGGCGGTGGTTTACTCGACGATCGAACCGTGCGCGATGTGCGCGGGCGCTTTGATTCAAGCGCGGGTGCCGCTGTTGGTTTACGGCGCACCGGACGAAAGAGCCGGCGCAGTCGATTCCCACTTCCAGATCTGCGACTCCGATCATCTGAATCATCGAGTCGAAGTGGTGCGCGGGGTTTTGGAAGCAGAGTGCCGCGCGCTGATGCAAGAGTTCTTTAGAGACAGACGTCAGAGGTCGGAAGTCAGACATCCGACGTCAGATGGAAACTTGTTAATCGAGGCAGATTCTGACATCTGA
- a CDS encoding DUF2270 domain-containing protein — MPTTTEPTQRTTGARTDSIHESQITSRIPSRPSGGVRDPSLAVPGERPAGRLRPVSVDSSHETVTPDRQKVNPVDPAKRMSSAEVTTAMVHFYRGEIQRSNTWRNRLDTTTNWAVLTAGGALSFAFSSPNNPHFIIPIISILVAIFLLMEARRYRYYEIWASRVRVLETGYYAPMLAPDNVPRDQEWASHLAADLLTPHFTISVWEAIGRRLRRNYIWLFALLALSWNLKVYLHPVSAHTFDEFLFRAQVGLIPGWIVFLIGFLFNTALFIGAVGTVKLREATGEVLPRHEFSLHPLQRMSSWTRAATSVPKATVRRAKRARQRMRGTTGEHKKIDITRTPDRRIHTTDTPDRVKSKQ, encoded by the coding sequence ATGCCGACGACTACTGAGCCAACCCAACGAACTACCGGCGCGCGCACAGACAGCATTCACGAATCGCAGATTACTTCGCGAATCCCGTCACGACCGTCGGGCGGTGTCCGTGATCCGTCGCTGGCCGTGCCGGGCGAACGGCCCGCGGGTCGCTTGCGGCCGGTGTCAGTCGATTCATCGCATGAGACAGTGACGCCGGATCGGCAGAAAGTAAACCCGGTAGATCCGGCCAAACGAATGTCGTCAGCAGAAGTCACCACCGCGATGGTGCACTTCTACCGGGGAGAGATTCAGCGCTCGAACACCTGGCGCAACCGGCTGGATACGACGACGAATTGGGCAGTGTTGACGGCCGGCGGCGCACTCTCGTTCGCTTTCAGCTCGCCGAACAATCCGCATTTCATCATTCCGATCATTTCGATTCTGGTGGCGATCTTTCTTTTGATGGAAGCGCGTCGCTATCGTTATTACGAAATTTGGGCCAGCCGCGTCCGCGTCCTGGAAACCGGGTATTACGCGCCAATGCTGGCGCCCGACAACGTCCCGCGCGATCAAGAGTGGGCTTCCCACCTGGCGGCGGATTTACTGACCCCGCATTTCACGATCAGCGTCTGGGAAGCGATCGGCCGGCGCTTGCGCCGAAACTACATCTGGCTGTTCGCGCTGTTGGCGTTGAGCTGGAACCTGAAGGTTTATCTGCATCCGGTTTCGGCCCACACATTTGATGAGTTCCTGTTCCGCGCGCAAGTGGGTTTGATTCCCGGATGGATCGTTTTCCTCATCGGGTTCCTTTTCAACACGGCTTTATTCATTGGCGCAGTCGGCACCGTCAAGCTGCGCGAAGCGACTGGCGAAGTTCTGCCGCGTCACGAGTTTTCGCTGCATCCGTTGCAACGCATGAGCAGTTGGACACGCGCCGCCACGTCAGTCCCAAAAGCCACGGTCCGCCGTGCGAAACGCGCGCGCCAGCGAATGCGCGGCACCACCGGCGAGCACAAGAAGATCGATATTACGCGTACGCCCGATCGCCGGATTCACACCACCGACACTCCTGACCGGGTGAAATCAAAGCAGTAA
- the hutH gene encoding histidine ammonia-lyase, whose product MIELDGQRLSLAEVSAVARATETVALASKARQRIEQSRLVVEKIIAENRTVYGINTGFGKLSDIRIDPSQIRELQLNLVRSHACGLGNPLSIEEARAMLLLRANVLALGFSGCRPIVVETLVEMLNRGVTPVIPEKGSVGASGDLAPLAHLALTAIGEGEAFHEGERMGSSDALKRAGIASLQLEAKEGLALLNGTQAMAAVGGLALHHAARLTRLADVAGAMSLEALKGTPVAFDKRIHAARPHRGQTEVAAHLRELLRDSEIRESHVENDPRVQDAYSLRCMPQVHGAVRDALAHVRDIVETETGSATDNPLVFTDTGEVLSGGNFHGAPVAMALDYAAIALTDLMSITERRIDHLVNPLTNEDLPPFLTTQPGVGSGFMMLQIVAASLLSEAKVLAHPASIDNIPTDGGKEDHVSMGMTGATKLRAIVELAERIVAIELITAAEGLEHRQPLRPGSGARAAYDIVRKHVTRLTADRSMSADIQAIADATRTAEFDTLL is encoded by the coding sequence ATGATCGAACTTGACGGCCAAAGACTGTCGCTCGCTGAAGTGTCGGCGGTGGCGCGAGCTACAGAAACGGTTGCCCTCGCCTCGAAAGCACGCCAGCGAATCGAACAGTCCCGCCTCGTGGTCGAAAAAATCATCGCCGAAAATCGCACGGTGTATGGCATCAACACCGGCTTTGGAAAATTGTCCGACATTCGTATCGACCCGTCGCAGATTCGCGAGCTCCAACTGAATCTGGTGCGCAGTCATGCGTGCGGACTCGGCAATCCACTTTCAATTGAAGAAGCGCGCGCGATGTTACTGCTGCGCGCTAACGTGCTGGCGCTGGGGTTCAGTGGCTGTCGACCGATCGTCGTCGAGACGCTGGTCGAAATGTTGAATCGCGGCGTCACCCCCGTAATCCCCGAGAAAGGATCGGTTGGTGCGAGTGGCGATCTCGCGCCCCTGGCTCATCTCGCTTTGACCGCTATCGGCGAGGGCGAAGCATTCCACGAAGGTGAGCGCATGGGGAGCTCCGATGCTTTGAAGCGCGCGGGGATCGCATCACTACAACTCGAGGCGAAGGAAGGACTCGCGCTGTTGAATGGGACGCAGGCGATGGCGGCGGTGGGCGGACTCGCGCTGCATCATGCAGCTCGGTTGACGCGTCTAGCCGATGTCGCCGGCGCGATGTCTTTGGAAGCTTTGAAAGGAACGCCCGTCGCATTCGATAAACGAATTCATGCGGCGCGTCCCCACCGCGGACAAACCGAAGTTGCGGCGCACCTGCGAGAACTGCTGCGCGACAGTGAGATTCGCGAGTCGCACGTGGAAAACGATCCACGCGTGCAGGATGCTTATTCGCTGCGCTGCATGCCGCAGGTACACGGCGCGGTTCGTGACGCGCTCGCGCACGTGCGCGACATTGTCGAAACAGAAACCGGCAGCGCGACGGACAACCCGCTGGTGTTCACCGATACGGGCGAAGTTCTTTCCGGCGGCAACTTTCACGGTGCGCCCGTCGCGATGGCGTTAGATTACGCGGCCATAGCGCTGACGGATTTGATGAGCATCACCGAACGACGCATCGATCACCTGGTGAATCCCTTGACGAACGAAGACCTGCCTCCGTTTCTGACAACTCAACCAGGCGTCGGCTCAGGTTTCATGATGCTGCAGATTGTCGCCGCTTCGCTGTTGAGTGAAGCGAAAGTGCTCGCGCACCCGGCCAGCATCGACAACATCCCAACGGACGGCGGCAAAGAAGATCACGTTTCGATGGGCATGACCGGCGCGACCAAGCTGCGAGCGATCGTGGAACTGGCAGAGAGAATCGTAGCAATTGAACTGATCACCGCGGCCGAAGGTTTGGAACACCGCCAGCCTTTGCGGCCGGGTAGCGGCGCGCGCGCAGCCTATGACATTGTGCGCAAACATGTGACGAGGCTCACCGCCGACCGGTCTATGTCGGCGGACATTCAAGCGATTGCGGACGCTACGCGAACTGCTGAATTCGACACCCTCCTTTGA
- the hutU gene encoding urocanate hydratase → MTIRNIRAPRGAKLNCKGWHQEAALRCLMNNLDREVAEKPDDLIVYGGTGKAARNWESFDAIVRSLHELESDETLLVQSGKPVGIFRTHEYAPRVLIANSNLVGAWANWDYFHELERKGLMMYGQMTAGSWIYIGTQGIVQGTFETFASMADKHFGGDLRGRLLLSGGLGGMGGAQPLAATLNGAVFLGIEVDPARIERRVLNGYCDRMAQDLDEALDICEDARQQNRAVSVGLVGNCAELLPEIVRRGVKIDAVTDQTSAHDPLNGYVPAGVLMEDASELRRTNPKSYVQRSMESMARHVEAMLALKRAGAVAFDYGNNIRKMAFEAGAKDAFEIPGFVPEYIRPLFCEGKGPFRWVALSGEAEDIRKTDDLALELFPDDQTLNRWLRLSRDRVQFQGLPSRICWLGYGERAEMGEAINELVKRGDLKAPIAIGRDHLDTGSVASPFRETEGMKDGSDAVADWPILNALLNTASGASWVSFHHGGGVGIGYSLHAGQVSVADGTDEAAKRLNRVLTNDPGLGVARHVDAGYEEAADTAREKGVKIPMRLPVKGKF, encoded by the coding sequence ATGACGATAAGAAACATTCGAGCGCCGCGCGGCGCCAAACTCAACTGTAAAGGCTGGCATCAGGAAGCTGCTTTGCGCTGCCTGATGAACAACCTGGACCGCGAAGTCGCCGAGAAACCCGACGACCTGATCGTTTACGGCGGCACAGGCAAAGCCGCGCGCAACTGGGAATCGTTTGACGCAATTGTGCGGTCGCTTCATGAATTAGAGAGCGACGAAACGCTCCTCGTGCAATCGGGCAAACCCGTAGGCATCTTTCGCACACACGAATATGCGCCGCGCGTTCTGATTGCGAATTCGAACCTGGTCGGTGCGTGGGCCAACTGGGATTATTTTCATGAACTCGAACGCAAAGGCCTGATGATGTACGGGCAGATGACCGCGGGCAGTTGGATCTACATCGGCACGCAGGGCATTGTGCAGGGAACGTTTGAAACGTTCGCGTCGATGGCCGACAAGCATTTCGGCGGCGACTTGCGCGGCAGGCTTCTGTTGTCAGGTGGATTAGGCGGCATGGGTGGCGCGCAGCCACTCGCCGCGACTCTAAACGGCGCGGTCTTTCTTGGCATCGAAGTCGATCCGGCCCGCATTGAGCGTCGCGTGCTCAACGGGTATTGCGACCGCATGGCGCAGGATTTGGATGAAGCGCTCGATATTTGTGAAGACGCGCGGCAACAGAACCGCGCTGTGTCAGTTGGCCTTGTTGGCAATTGTGCAGAACTTTTACCGGAGATTGTTCGCCGGGGCGTGAAGATTGACGCAGTCACCGATCAAACCAGCGCGCACGATCCTTTGAACGGATATGTTCCGGCGGGCGTGTTGATGGAAGACGCCAGCGAACTGCGACGCACGAATCCTAAATCGTACGTTCAGCGCTCCATGGAATCGATGGCGCGTCATGTCGAAGCGATGCTGGCGCTGAAACGCGCGGGCGCGGTGGCCTTCGATTATGGAAACAACATTCGCAAAATGGCGTTCGAAGCCGGCGCGAAAGACGCTTTCGAGATTCCCGGCTTCGTGCCTGAATACATTCGCCCGTTGTTCTGTGAAGGCAAAGGCCCTTTCCGCTGGGTCGCTCTGTCCGGTGAAGCGGAAGACATTCGCAAGACCGACGATCTTGCGCTCGAACTTTTTCCGGACGATCAGACTTTGAATCGCTGGCTGCGGTTGTCGCGCGATCGAGTGCAGTTTCAGGGGCTTCCTTCGCGCATCTGCTGGCTCGGCTACGGCGAGCGTGCGGAGATGGGCGAAGCGATTAACGAACTGGTAAAGCGTGGCGATTTGAAAGCTCCGATTGCGATTGGGCGTGATCATCTCGACACCGGATCAGTGGCGTCTCCGTTTCGCGAAACTGAGGGAATGAAAGACGGCTCAGACGCGGTCGCTGATTGGCCGATTCTGAACGCACTGCTGAACACGGCGAGCGGCGCCAGCTGGGTTTCATTTCACCACGGCGGGGGTGTCGGCATAGGCTATTCGCTGCACGCCGGCCAGGTCTCAGTTGCCGACGGAACGGATGAAGCCGCGAAGCGTCTGAACCGCGTGCTCACCAACGATCCCGGCCTCGGGGTCGCTCGTCATGTCGACGCAGGTTATGAAGAAGCCGCGGATACGGCGCGCGAAAAGGGCGTGAAAATTCCGATGAGATTACCTGTAAAAGGAAAGTTCTAA
- a CDS encoding metallophosphoesterase, whose amino-acid sequence MSNLSSLTLQNQIATKRTRIEVRLETDPRSFRRIEPQFVADLASALGTDPEQIRKIKIVEGCVRFFFDLPTDVAEKFKQALRQKPLPAELQQLFDAYNIDPRDTKFDVVEEAPYVKRWLTLSDQLRKDGRVLTWLHLSDVHFQNAVGAMRWTQDKVKESFLSQLPKLLAEWELSPDLLFFTGDIAYSGEIEQYQIANDFLKQIESRLSKQIRTYVVPGNHDVAWSKIDNDKRLRKTLSDQYEVSDFFVNTANEPDRKKTFARFDDFWKFLDDKLPKPPIFKNDYFYVDQFEHSGVKLGVAGLNSAWLSTKKRSRTYDVDLGELVLGEPQIFKSVQLLESADIKFALLHHPPESMWFKDFDRRMQRALLPKFDFILRGHEHEPTTETTINVLTDDEYMHFASGALYDTSELKGRLGYPISFNCVRINLDTGEGVIFYWRYFSDLYKWKRDVIVDDGYKEFTIPPRVLQRLEAKKVPDESRPKGAGLPIPPYKKKPRRPSDE is encoded by the coding sequence ATGAGCAATCTAAGCTCCCTCACACTGCAAAATCAGATTGCGACCAAGCGCACTCGGATCGAGGTCAGATTAGAAACCGACCCGCGAAGTTTCCGCCGCATTGAGCCTCAATTCGTTGCGGATCTTGCAAGCGCCTTAGGAACCGATCCAGAACAGATTCGAAAAATAAAAATAGTCGAGGGCTGCGTCCGCTTCTTTTTCGACCTGCCGACCGACGTTGCTGAGAAGTTCAAACAAGCTCTCAGGCAAAAACCGCTGCCCGCGGAGTTACAGCAATTATTCGATGCTTACAACATCGATCCACGAGACACCAAGTTCGATGTGGTGGAAGAGGCTCCTTATGTGAAGCGCTGGCTCACGTTGTCAGATCAACTGCGAAAGGATGGAAGAGTCCTCACGTGGCTCCATCTGTCTGACGTCCATTTCCAGAATGCAGTGGGCGCAATGCGTTGGACTCAGGACAAAGTGAAAGAGAGCTTCCTATCTCAACTTCCAAAACTTTTGGCTGAGTGGGAATTGAGCCCAGACCTGCTGTTCTTCACCGGCGATATTGCGTATTCCGGTGAGATTGAGCAGTACCAGATCGCTAACGATTTTTTAAAACAAATTGAATCGCGATTGTCGAAGCAGATTCGCACTTATGTCGTTCCAGGTAATCACGACGTTGCTTGGAGCAAAATCGACAATGATAAGAGGCTAAGGAAAACGTTGTCTGACCAATACGAGGTCAGCGATTTTTTTGTTAATACCGCTAACGAGCCTGATCGAAAAAAGACCTTTGCTCGTTTCGACGATTTTTGGAAGTTCCTGGATGACAAGCTGCCAAAGCCGCCGATTTTTAAGAACGATTATTTTTACGTGGATCAGTTCGAGCATTCTGGAGTCAAACTTGGAGTTGCCGGCCTCAATTCGGCCTGGCTTTCGACGAAGAAGAGAAGCCGGACGTACGACGTTGACCTGGGCGAACTCGTTCTTGGAGAACCCCAGATTTTCAAATCGGTGCAGCTGCTTGAGTCGGCTGACATAAAGTTCGCGTTGCTGCATCATCCACCAGAATCGATGTGGTTCAAGGACTTTGACAGACGAATGCAACGGGCGCTCTTACCCAAATTTGACTTTATTCTGCGCGGCCATGAGCACGAACCCACGACTGAAACCACGATTAACGTCTTGACCGATGACGAGTATATGCATTTTGCGAGCGGTGCGCTGTACGACACATCAGAACTAAAAGGGAGGCTTGGCTATCCAATATCTTTCAACTGCGTGAGGATCAACCTGGATACTGGTGAGGGTGTAATTTTCTACTGGCGGTATTTCTCCGACTTGTATAAATGGAAGCGAGACGTAATCGTTGACGATGGATACAAGGAATTCACTATTCCACCCCGAGTTTTGCAGCGGCTCGAAGCAAAGAAGGTACCGGATGAATCTCGGCCAAAGGGCGCGGGCCTACCGATTCCACCCTATAAAAAAAAACCGCGTCGGCCGAGTGATGAGTAG
- a CDS encoding S9 family peptidase, producing MNPKRFATILFAFVMTAAAVAAQESSKPKADPEPRAKDGKKLLTAVDLLKINGVGAPRISPDGSRVLYTVSEIKMEKDKEWKSVTQLWVVPTNGGKARQYTRGEKSATAPEWSPDGTMIAFLTDREKDGERQVWMMMADGGEAWAVTAHKGGVSGFRFSPDGKRLVLTAVDQPNKDEEDRKKVKDDTIVMDRDIKMSHLWLFDVDKKEEKRLTEGAFTIGDPQWSPDGTRITYVTRPTPKADDGGLSDIWMVTVASGEKKKIVADEGSSDSARWSPNGEWIAYAGNPDGGDGVATNYLYLLPAAGGAPKQLTAKFELDAGTPVWSRDGKTIYFSTNILQANEVFSVDVGTGAVKQLTKRGGSTGITEISRDGKTIVGTTASSQHPAQIYTSNLAFTTVKTVTDHNSWLKDYALADSEIVKWKSKDGTEVEGVLTKPVGYTSGKVPFLLNPHGGPTGASLNSWAGTVQVLAANGFAVLQPNFRGSTGKGLAFAQANKNTWGKGDFEDCMTGVDAMITRGLADPDRLGAFGWSYGGYMTFWILTQTDRFKAVSPGAGLTNIYSMYSQNDIQRYLRWFYSDKAPWDATDLYWDRSPMKYIKNVKTPTMIMHGQVDTRVPLAQAQEFYMALKEMKVPVEFVVYPREGHGFNEPRHNLDRVRRYVRFFAKYLKAPVVTEPSGQ from the coding sequence ATGAACCCCAAACGCTTCGCCACAATTCTATTCGCCTTTGTTATGACCGCGGCCGCGGTCGCGGCGCAGGAAAGTTCAAAACCAAAAGCCGATCCCGAGCCACGCGCCAAAGACGGGAAGAAACTTTTAACAGCAGTCGACCTGCTAAAGATAAATGGCGTCGGCGCGCCACGAATTTCGCCCGACGGCTCGCGCGTGCTCTACACCGTCAGCGAGATCAAGATGGAGAAGGACAAAGAATGGAAGAGCGTGACGCAGCTTTGGGTGGTTCCTACAAACGGCGGCAAAGCGCGGCAGTATACGCGCGGTGAAAAGAGCGCGACCGCGCCGGAATGGTCGCCCGACGGCACGATGATCGCTTTCCTTACTGACCGCGAGAAGGACGGCGAGCGCCAGGTTTGGATGATGATGGCCGACGGCGGCGAGGCCTGGGCGGTCACTGCGCACAAAGGCGGCGTCAGCGGCTTTCGTTTCTCGCCGGATGGCAAGCGACTGGTGCTGACGGCCGTGGATCAGCCGAACAAAGACGAAGAGGATCGTAAGAAGGTCAAAGACGACACGATCGTTATGGATCGCGACATCAAGATGTCGCACCTCTGGCTGTTCGATGTCGATAAGAAAGAAGAGAAGCGTCTGACGGAAGGCGCGTTCACCATCGGCGATCCGCAGTGGTCGCCGGATGGTACTCGCATCACCTACGTCACCAGGCCAACGCCGAAAGCCGACGACGGCGGTCTCAGCGATATCTGGATGGTGACCGTCGCAAGCGGCGAAAAGAAAAAGATCGTCGCGGATGAAGGCTCGAGCGACTCAGCCCGCTGGTCACCAAATGGTGAATGGATCGCGTATGCGGGCAATCCGGATGGTGGTGACGGAGTGGCTACGAACTACCTTTATCTGCTCCCCGCAGCCGGCGGCGCGCCAAAACAACTTACCGCGAAGTTCGAGCTGGATGCGGGCACGCCGGTTTGGTCGCGCGACGGCAAGACGATCTACTTCAGCACTAATATCCTTCAAGCTAACGAAGTGTTCTCAGTGGACGTCGGCACCGGCGCCGTCAAACAATTAACTAAGCGCGGCGGATCGACAGGCATTACGGAAATTAGCCGTGACGGCAAAACTATTGTGGGCACGACAGCTTCATCGCAGCACCCGGCGCAGATCTACACGTCGAACCTCGCTTTCACCACAGTCAAAACTGTCACCGATCATAATTCATGGCTAAAGGACTATGCGCTCGCGGACTCTGAAATCGTCAAGTGGAAGAGCAAGGACGGGACTGAAGTAGAAGGCGTGCTCACCAAGCCGGTGGGTTACACCTCGGGCAAGGTGCCGTTTCTGCTGAATCCCCATGGCGGCCCGACCGGCGCGTCACTGAACAGTTGGGCCGGAACGGTCCAGGTGCTGGCCGCGAATGGCTTCGCCGTACTGCAACCAAACTTTCGCGGCTCGACCGGCAAAGGTCTGGCGTTCGCCCAGGCGAACAAGAACACCTGGGGCAAAGGCGACTTCGAAGATTGCATGACCGGTGTCGATGCGATGATCACCCGCGGGTTAGCCGATCCCGATCGGCTGGGCGCGTTTGGTTGGTCGTACGGCGGTTACATGACATTCTGGATTCTGACCCAGACCGATCGCTTCAAAGCTGTTTCGCCCGGCGCCGGTCTGACCAACATCTACTCGATGTATTCGCAGAACGACATTCAGCGTTACCTGCGCTGGTTCTATTCGGACAAAGCCCCCTGGGACGCGACCGATCTTTACTGGGACCGTTCGCCGATGAAGTACATCAAGAACGTGAAGACGCCCACGATGATCATGCATGGACAAGTGGACACGCGCGTGCCGCTCGCGCAGGCGCAGGAATTTTACATGGCGCTGAAGGAGATGAAGGTGCCGGTGGAGTTTGTCGTCTATCCGCGCGAAGGTCACGGCTTCAATGAGCCGCGTCACAACCTGGATCGCGTGCGCCGCTACGTGCGATTCTTTGCGAAGTACCTAAAGGCTCCAGTCGTGACAGAGCCGTCTGGGCAATAG
- a CDS encoding 2Fe-2S iron-sulfur cluster-binding protein: protein MPTINAETAQGTKTIEGTTGRRLVLVLEDGGVDILHRCGGNARCTTCRVEVLDGSAPPMGETELQCLTLRGALEEGFRLSCQIRVAGDMHVKVLKQVSTEGMDAGPRPEEWD, encoded by the coding sequence ATGCCGACAATCAACGCAGAAACCGCTCAGGGTACTAAAACAATCGAAGGGACAACCGGGCGCCGTCTGGTGCTGGTGCTGGAAGACGGCGGGGTGGATATTCTTCACCGCTGCGGCGGAAACGCTCGCTGCACCACCTGCCGGGTTGAGGTGCTGGACGGTAGCGCGCCACCGATGGGTGAAACCGAACTCCAATGCCTTACCCTGCGCGGAGCGCTCGAAGAGGGCTTTCGTCTCTCGTGCCAAATCAGGGTCGCGGGCGACATGCACGTGAAAGTCTTGAAACAGGTGAGCACCGAAGGCATGGATGCGGGACCGCGGCCGGAGGAATGGGATTAA
- a CDS encoding enoyl-CoA hydratase-related protein: protein MPDFVNIKFEVQERVARVTFNRPPLNVLNIAMMREMTAALNDCVQQRDLAAIVFDAAEGTRAFSAGVAVEEHVPATVFQMLDTFHGVFRTLQQIAKPTIAVVDGPALGGGCELVAACDIVIASDRAKFGQPEIKLGVFPPIAAILLPAIIGERRARELILTGELIEAEEALRLGLANYVVPSEELASKTQDVLGKLRGLSASALSMTRMALDLGTRQSFESALINVENLYLHELMKTEDAEEGVRAFMEKRKPEWKNK, encoded by the coding sequence ATGCCAGATTTCGTAAACATAAAGTTCGAGGTTCAAGAACGCGTGGCGCGTGTCACCTTCAATCGTCCGCCGCTCAACGTGCTGAACATTGCGATGATGCGCGAGATGACCGCGGCCTTAAATGATTGCGTGCAGCAGCGAGACCTGGCGGCGATCGTCTTCGATGCCGCCGAAGGAACGCGCGCCTTTAGCGCGGGTGTCGCCGTCGAAGAACATGTGCCGGCAACTGTCTTCCAGATGTTGGACACCTTTCATGGGGTGTTCCGCACACTTCAGCAGATTGCGAAACCAACGATTGCCGTTGTCGACGGACCGGCGTTGGGCGGCGGGTGTGAACTCGTCGCGGCTTGCGACATTGTCATTGCCAGCGATCGCGCAAAGTTTGGCCAGCCTGAAATCAAGCTTGGCGTGTTTCCGCCGATTGCTGCGATTCTCTTGCCGGCCATCATCGGCGAGCGCCGCGCGCGCGAATTGATTCTGACCGGCGAACTGATTGAAGCCGAAGAAGCTTTGCGGCTGGGTCTGGCGAATTACGTCGTTCCATCTGAAGAACTTGCATCAAAAACCCAGGACGTGCTTGGGAAGTTGCGCGGGCTTTCGGCCTCGGCCCTGTCGATGACGCGCATGGCTCTTGATCTTGGGACGCGGCAAAGCTTTGAATCCGCACTCATAAACGTGGAGAATCTGTACCTGCACGAGTTGATGAAGACAGAAGACGCGGAGGAAGGCGTCCGGGCATTCATGGAGAAGCGTAAGCCGGAATGGAAGAACAAATGA
- a CDS encoding response regulator — MDIADLKVIAEPTRVPERPIFSVDLSYEALASKKPPAKSRISRKRKGKEADSKLRGTVLVVDDVPDVTEMIELLLKHAGYDVSTAESAQDALHLARLNHYDLVISDIGMPEMNGYELAAALRELAAYNKTPLIAVTGYSEYDDRGRAVRAGFNVHLTKPIEPTELLTLMRELLSQSEPGTTH, encoded by the coding sequence ATGGATATCGCAGACCTAAAAGTCATTGCTGAACCGACGCGCGTTCCTGAACGCCCAATATTTTCAGTCGATCTTTCTTACGAGGCGCTCGCCTCGAAAAAACCTCCAGCCAAATCCAGGATCTCGCGTAAAAGAAAAGGTAAAGAGGCCGACAGCAAGCTCCGCGGTACCGTGCTCGTCGTCGATGACGTGCCCGACGTCACCGAGATGATCGAGCTGCTGCTCAAGCATGCTGGATACGATGTCTCGACGGCTGAGTCAGCGCAGGATGCTTTGCATCTCGCCCGCCTGAATCATTATGACCTCGTGATCTCAGACATCGGCATGCCTGAGATGAACGGGTACGAATTGGCGGCGGCGCTGCGCGAGCTCGCGGCTTACAACAAGACGCCACTGATTGCCGTGACTGGCTACTCTGAGTACGACGATCGCGGTCGTGCCGTGCGGGCCGGCTTTAATGTTCACCTGACCAAACCAATCGAACCGACGGAGTTGCTGACGTTGATGCGGGAACTCCTGTCTCAATCCGAACCGGGCACGACTCACTGA